One stretch of Clupea harengus chromosome 2, Ch_v2.0.2, whole genome shotgun sequence DNA includes these proteins:
- the LOC105898057 gene encoding claudin-10, translated as MKYRTVIMYMEIGCFVICVCGWILVCSTMPTEYWTFSEVASIVLTTSNYFSNLWKDCISDSTGVSDCKGFPSMLALQMYIHLCRALIITSIILGFFGAILALVGMKCTKIGGTEIINARVTFAAGMNYLVSGLCSMFAFSWYGSKVVAEFKNPNYKAQKFELGAGLFIGWGGSTLLICGGLVYSIFAGMEGCRSSPENTDVPVYTTYRAPPSYTSSSAKRTYSLPPSSIPGRESRKSRASSRISGRTYSTDPYV; from the exons ATGAAGTACAGGACGGTGATCATGTACATGGAGATAGGATGTTTTGTTATTTGCGTTTGCGGATGGATCCTTGTCTGTTCTACAATGCCAACTGAATATTGGACCTTCTCAGAGGTAGCCAGCATTGTTCTCACCACTTCAAACTACTTCTCCAATTTATGGAAAGACTGCATCTCAGATTCAACTGGAGTTTCCGACTGCAAGGGATTTCCATCAATGCTTGCACTTCAAA TGTATATCCATTTGTGCCGTGCTCTGATCATCACCTCTATAATCCTGGGATTCTTTGGGGCCATTCTTGCTTTAGTGGGGATGAAGTGCACCAAGATTGGAGGCACTGAGATTATCAACGCCAGAGTGACCTTTGCTGCAGGAATGAACTATTTGGTTTCAG GACTATGCTCTATGTTTGCTTTCTCCTGGTATGGTAGCAAGGTTGTGGCTGAATTTAAAAACCCTAACTACAAGGCACAAAA GTTTGAGTTAGGAGCAGGCCTTTTCATAGGCTGGGGTGGTTCCACTCTGTTGATATGTGGAGGCCTTGTCTACAGCATCTTTGCAGGAATGGAGGGCTGTAGATCAAG CCCAGAGAACACGGATGTGCCGGTGTATACCACTTACCGCGCTCCCCCGTCATACACATCTTCCTCAGCCAAACGGACTTACAGCTTGCCACCATCCTCCATTCCCGGCAGAGAGAGCCGAAAGTCCAGGGCCTCCAGCAGAATCTCTGGCAGAACCTACAGCACAGACCCTTATGTGTAA
- the dnajc3a gene encoding dnaJ homolog subfamily C member 3a, translated as MVSVTPIAKRILNYVPFVLVLIDMRYEGVRCGNTADVENHLEMGKKLLAAGQLADALSHFHAAVDGDPKNYMAYYRRATVYFAMGKSKSALPDLSKVIELKPDFTAAVLQRGNLLLKQGKLDDAETDFKKVLKSHPNDKDETEAQSQLKKSDEIQRIVIQARAHFDRKEYSSAVVHLDVVIETCAWDVDSRDMRAECFIQLGEMGKAITDLKATSKLRSDNTQAFYKLSTIYYNLGDHETSLGSVRECLKLDPDHKQCFSHYKQVKKLSKQIQSAEELIQQQRYGDAVSKYETVMKTEPDVPSYILQAKERICHCLSKDQQGGLAIPVCSEVLESEPDNVNVLKDRAEAYLQEEQYEEAIKDFESAREHSEADRQIKEGLERAQRLLKQSQKRDYYKILGVKRTAQKKEIIKAYRKLAQKWHPDNFQDAEDKKKAEKKFIDIAQAKEVLTDPEMRSKFDQGEDPMDPESQQGGHHHQNFHGGHNHFQGFNPFGSGFNFKFSHN; from the exons ATGGTTTCCGTAACCCCTATCGCGAAGAGAATTCTAAATTATGTTCCATTTGTGCTTGTTTTGATTGACATGCGATACGAAG GCGTGAGATGTGGAAATACTGCGGATGTTGAAAATCATCTGGAAATGGGAAAGAAACTTCTAGCTGCAGGACAGCTGGCTGACGCGCTGTCTCACTTCCACGCAGCTGTAG ATGGAGATCCAAAAAATTACATGGCATATTATAGAAGAGCTACCGTATACTTTGCCATGGGGAAATCCAAATCAGCATTGCCAGATTTGAGCAAAGTTATTGAACTCAAGCCTGATTTCACTGCA GCAGTCCTTCAGAGAGGAAACCTCCTGCTGAAACAGGGGAAGCTGGACGATGCCGAGACAGACTTTAAAAAAGTG CTTAAATCTCATCCCAATGACAAAGATGAGACAGAAGCCCAAAGTCAGCTGAAGAAATCCGATGAGATCCAGAGGATAGTGATCCAGGCTCGGGCTCACTTTGATCGCAAGGAGTATAGCTCTGCAGTGGTCCATTTGGATGTAGTCATTGAG ACGTGCGCCTGGGACGTGGACTCCAGAGACATGCGAGCCGAATGCTTCATCCAGCTGGGGGAGATGGgaaaagccatcactgacctaAAAGCCACCTCCAAGCTGAGGAGTGACAACACCCAGGCCTTTTACAAGCTCAGCACTATCTACTACAACCTGGGAGACCACGAGACATCCCTCGG TTCGGTACGTGAGTGTCTTAAGCTGGACCCAGACCACAAGCAGTGCTTCAGTCATTACAAGCAGGTGAAGAAGTTAAGCAAGCAGATTCAGTCTGCAGAGGAGCTCATCCAGCAGCAGAG ATATGGGGATGCTGTTAGTAAGTATGAGACTGTGATGAAGACAGAACCAGATGTGCCTTCGTACATCCTGCAAGCCAAGGAGCGCATCTGCCACTGCTTGTCCAAG GACCAGCAGGGTGGTCTGGCCATCCCGGTGTGCAGTGAAGTCCTGGAGTCCGAGCCCGACAATGTCAATGTGCTGAAGGACAGAGCAGAGGCCTACCTGCAGGAAGAGCAGTATGAAGAAG CCATTAAAGACTTTGAGAGCGCCCGAGAACACAGCGAGGCCGATCGGCAGATAAAGGAGGGACTGGAACGAGCCCAGCGACTGCTCAAACAGTCCCAGAAGAGGGACTATTACAAGATCCTGGGAGTTAAGAG GACGGCCCAGAAGAAGGAGATCATAAAGGCCTACAGGAAGCTGGCTCAGAAGTGGCACCCGGATAATTTCCAAGACGCTGAGGATAAGAAGAAGGCAGAAAAGAAGTTTATTGACATTGCACAGGCCAAAGAGGTGCTCACCGATCCAG AGATGAGAAGTAAGTTTGACCAGGGGGAGGATCCCATGGACCCAGAGAGCCAGCAGGGTGGTCACCATCACCAGAACTTCCACGGGGGCCACAACCACTTCCAGGGCTTCAACCCTTTCGGTTCTGGGTTCAATTTCAAGTTCAGCCATAACTGA
- the cldn10b gene encoding claudin-10 gives MSNMATEIVAFILTTSGWVLVSSTLPMDYWKVSSLDGTVITTATFWSNLWKACVTDSTGVSNCKDFPSMLALDGYIQVCRGLMISAICLGFFGSIFALIGMKCTRIGGTDKIKARIAFFSGFNFVLSGLCSLTACSLYANKITSEFFDPMYVAQKYELGAALFIGWAGSALCILGGVVLCLSLSDGLSKSHSGRRHGYNGGASFVSARPVGHSQPIIVRRPPPDYSTTSQQFDKNAYV, from the exons ATGAGTAACATGGCGACAGAGATTGTTGCCTTCATCCTGACTACCTCAGGCTGGGTCCTCGTCTCCTCCACCTTACCCATGGACTACTGGAAGGTGTCCTCTCTTGACGGCACCGTCATCACCACAGCTACCTTCTGGTCCAATCTGTGGAAGGCATGCGTTACAGATTCCACTGGGGTCTCCAACTGCAAGGACTTCCCTTCAATGTTGGCTCTGGATG GTTACATTCAGGTGTGCAGGGGATTGATGATCTCTGCTATCTGTCTGGGCTTCTTTGGCTCCATCTTCGCTCTGATTGGCATGAAATGCACTCGGATTGGTGGAACTGACAAGATCAAAGCCCGGATTGCCTTCTTTTCGGGATTCAATTTCGTTCTCAGTG GTCTGTGCTCTTTGACAGCATGCTCCCTGTATGCCAACAAGATAACCTCAGAGTTTTTCGACCCCATGTATGTTGCACAAAA GTATGAGCTTGGTGCTGCCCTGTTCATTGGCTGGGCTGGTTCTGCACTGTGCATTCTGGGAGGAGTggtgctctgcctctctctgtctgatggACTCAGCAAGAG TCATTCTGGAAGAAGGCACGGCTACAATGGAGGCGCGTCCTTTGTGTCCGCTCGCCCTGTTGGCCACAGCCAGCCCATCATCGTCAGGAGACCACCGCCAGATTACAGCACCACCTCTCAGCAGTTTGATAAGAATGCCTACGTATGA
- the LOC105898114 gene encoding claudin-10 → MNKSLIQILGFLISTLGWLFVCCTMAMDFWRIISIGGQGGSWIIKAATYWSNLWRDCYTDTAAITNCRDYDVLWSVTPYVQGTRGLLMVGMGFGFFAAIFCFIGMECTYIGGKENAKDKLVFTGAIFHFVGGISDIAGYCLYVNNVARTTFSQSLERGILRYGIGTPIFLGLVGSFFIILGACLYAVTVYRVLFPKRVVYALAPRTYMAPQTYGGSRNRTPYYGPSYYAPPRQLQSSRSTSKISRVSRISQVTEDRLERDAFV, encoded by the exons ATGAATAAAAGCCTGATTCAGATCCTTGGCTTCTTGATCTCGACCCTAGGTTGGCTTTTTGTGTGCTGCACAATGGCAATGGACTTCTGGAGGATTATATCTATAGGTGGCCAAGGTGGCTCCTGGATCATCAAGGCAGCAACGTACTGGTCCAACCTGTGGCGGGACTGCTACACCGACACCGCAGCAATCACCAACTGCAGAGATTACGACGTGCTATGGTCTGTCACAC CATATGTCCAGGGCACCAGAGGGTTGCTGATGGTGGGCATGGGTTTTGGATTTTTCGCTGCCATATTTTGCTTTATTGGTATGGAATGCACCTACATCGGGGGAAAGGAGAACGCTAAAGACAAACTGGTTTTCACTGGGGCCATTTTCCATTTTGTTGGTG GTATTTCAGACATCGCTGGTTATTGCTTATACGTAAACAATGTAGCCAGAACTACGTTTTCTCAGTCTTTGGAAAGAGGTATACTAAG GTATGGCATTGGGACGCCAATATTTCTTGGTTTGGTGGGCAGCTTTTTCATCATCCTTGGTGCCTGTCTGTATGCAGTCACTGTGTACCGAGTCCTCTTCCCCAAAAG GGTGGTGTATGCCTTAGCTCCGCGGACATACATGGCCCCTCAGACCTACGGGGGCTCCAGGAACAGAACACCCTACTATGGGCCTTCATACTACGCTCCACCAAGACAATTACAATCATCGAGATCTACTAGCAAGATCTCCAGGGTATCAAGGATTAGCCAAGTAACTGAGGATAGATTAGAAAGAGATGCATTTGTATGA